Proteins from one Dromiciops gliroides isolate mDroGli1 chromosome 6, mDroGli1.pri, whole genome shotgun sequence genomic window:
- the MADD gene encoding MAP kinase-activating death domain protein isoform X27 yields the protein MVQKKICPRLLDYLVIIGARQPSSDSVAQTPELLRRYPLEDYPEFPLPPDVVFFCQPEGCLSVRQRRMSLRDDTSFVFTLTDKDTGVTRYGICVNFYRSFQKRMPKEKADGGAGHRTKEGIKTTSAPEEASAEKSESGPALQPPSADSTPDGNQSPRGKRRAKGGSRSRNSTLTSLCVLSHYPFFTTFRECLYTLKRLVDCCSERLLGKKLAIPRGVQRDTMWRIFTGSLLVEEKSSALLHDLREIEAWIYRLLRSPVPISGQKRVDIEVLPQELQPALTFALPDPSRFSLVDFPLHLPLELLGVDACLQVLSCILLEHKVVLQSRDYNALSMSVMAFVAMIYPLEYMFPVIPLLPTCMASAEQLLLAPTPYIIGVPASFFLYKLDFKMPDDVWLVDLDSNRVIAPTNAEVLPILPEPESLELKKHLKQALASMSLNTQPILNLEKFHEGQEIPLLLGRPSSDLQSTPSTEFNPLIYGNDVDSVDVATRVAMVRFFNSPNVLQGFQMHTRTLRLFPRPVVAFQAGSFLASRPRQTPFAEKLARTQAVEYFGEWILNPTNYAFQRIHNNMFDPASIGDKPKWYAHQLQPIYYRVYDSNSQLAEALSVPPEQDSDSDPTDDSGSDSVDYDSSSSYSSLGDFVSEMMKCDINGDTPNVDPLTHAALGDASEVAFDELQGSQGDLDEPGPDSENSQDHPQPRSSSSTTASSSPSTIIHGANTESADSTEVGDKTATGFSNPLRTLPPGLGKFSLDKREAESGGPSEGPGRKRDYDNPYFEPQYGFPTEDDEDDDEQGESYTPRFNQNLSGSRAQQLLRPNSLKLASDSDAESDSRASSPNSTISNNSSEGFGGIMSFASSLYRNHSTSFSLSNLALPTKGAREKTTPFPSLKGGRRALVDQKSSVIKHSPTVKRESPSPQGRASNSSENQQFLKEVVHSVLDGQGVGWLSVKKVRRLLESEQLRGFVLSKLTRLAPAEEGAPQETIPDVEISRKVYKGMLDLLKCMVLSLEQSYANAGLGGMASTFGLLEIAQTHYYSKEPDKRKRSPTDSVNTPVGKDPGLTGRGDPKTMAQLRVPQLGPRAPSATGKGPKELDTRSLKEENFVASIGPEGIKPVFDLGETDEKKSQISADSGVSLMSGSQRSDLESSVSVGPAVMIRSTSQDSEVSNSSGETLGADSDLSSNAGDGPGGDGSAHLAGLRATVSDSEIETNSASGAIFGKTHSLKPSAKEKAVGSPVRPFEDVSQRVYLYEGLLGRDKGSMWDQLEDAAMETFSMSKERSTLWDQMQFWEDAFLDAVMLEREGMGMDQGPQEMIDRYLSLGEHDRKRLEDDEDRLLATLLNNLISYMLLMKVNKNDIRKKVRRLMGKSHIGLVYGQQINEVLDQLASLNGRDVSLQPSGSRHIKKQTFVVHAGTDTSGDIFFMEVCDDCIVLRSSTGAVSERWWYEKLINMTYCPKTKVLCLWRRSGPETQLNKFYTKKCRELYYCVKDSMERAAARQHSAKPGPELGGEFPVQDMRTGEGGLLQVTLEGINLKFMHSQVFIELNHIKKCNTVRGVFVLEEFVPETKEVVSHKYKTPMAHEICYSVLCLFSYVAAARSKEAEGRSKPPRPVSS from the exons ATGGTGCAAAAGAAGATTTGCCCTCGGTTACTGGACTACCTAGTGATCATTGGGGCCAG GCAACCAAGCAGCGATAGTGTGGCCCAGACCCCAGAGTTGCTCCGGCGCTACCCCTTGGAGGACTACCCCGAATTCCCCCTGCCTCCAGATGTGGTGTTTTTCTGCCAGCCTGAGGGATGTCTGAGCGTGCGGCAGAGGCGCATGAGCCTGCGAGACGACACCTCCTTTGTCTTTACCCTCACTGACAAGGACACTGGGGTTACTCGCTATGGCATCTGTGTCAACTTCTACCGCTCCTTCCAGAAGCGGATGCCCAAGGAGAAGGCAGATGGGGGTGCAGGGCACCGCACAAAGGAAGGCATTAAGACCACTTCTGCTCCAGAGGAGGCAAGCGCAGAGAAGTCAGAGAGTGGTCCTGCCTTGCAGCCCCCCAGTGCTGACTCAACCCCTGATGGGAACCAATCTCCCCGGGGCAAGCGCCGGGCTAAGGGGGGCAGCCGCTCCCGCAACAGCACCCTGACATCCCTGTGTGTGCTCAGCCATTACCCTTTCTTCACAACCTTCCGTGAGTGTCTGTACACCCTCAAGCGTTTGGTGGACTGCTGCAGCGAGCGACTCCTCGGCAAGAAGCTGGCCATCCCCCGAGGGGTACAGAG GGACACCATGTGGCGCATCTTCACGGGTTCCCTCCTGGTAGAAGAGAAGTCCAGTGCCCTTCTGCACGACCTTCGTGAGATCGAGGCCTGGATCTATCGATTGTTGCGCTCCCCCGTGCCCATATCTGGCCAGAAGCGAGTGGACATTGAAGTTCTACCCCAGGAGCTACAGCCTGCTCTGACCTTTGCCCTCCCTGACCCATCTCGATTCTCTCTGGTGGATTTCCCATTGCATCTGCCCTTGGAACTTCTGGGTGTAGATGCCTGTTTACAGGTGTTGTCTTGCATCTTGCTGGAGCACAAG GTGGTGCTACAGTCCCGAGACTACAACGCGCTCTCCATGTCGGTGATGGCATTTGTGGCAATGATCTACCCCCTAGAGTACATGTTTCCTGTCATTCCATTGCTTCCTACTTGCATGGCATCTGCAGAGCAG CTGCTTTTGGCCCCTACTCCTTATATCATCGGGGTCCCTGCCAGCTTCTTCCTCTACAAACTGGACTTCAAGATGCCAGATGATGTATGGCTGGTGGATCTGGACAGCAACCGG GTGATCGCACCAACCAATGCAGAGGTGTTGCCCATCCTGCCCGAGCCTGAATCCTTAGAACTGAAAAAGCACTTGAAGCAG GCACTGGCCAGCATGAGTCTGAACACCCAGCCTATCCTCAACCTGGAGAAGTTCCATGAGGGTCAGGAGATCCCGCTGCTCTTGGGAAGGCCGTCCAGTGATTTGCAGTCCACACCTTCCACTGAGTTCAATCCCCTCATCTATGGCAACGACGTGGATTCTGTGGATGTGGCTACCAG ggtggctaTGGTGAGATTCTTCAATTCCCCCAATGTGCTTCAAGGTTTCCAGATGCACACACGAACTCTGCGCCTCTTCCCCCGGCCCGTGGTAGCCTTCCAAGCTGGCTCTTTCCTAGCCTCACGCCCCCGACAGACCCCTTTTGCTGAGAAATTGGCCAGGACCCAAGCTGTGGAGTACTTTGGCGAATGGATCCTCAACCCCACCAACTATGCTTTCCAGAGAATCCACAACA ACATGTTTGATCCAGCCTCGATCGGCGACAAGCCGAAGTGGTACGCACACCAGCTCCAGCCGATCTATTACCGAGTCTATGACAGTAACTCCCAGCTGGCCGAGGCACTGAGCGTACCGCCTGAGCAGGACTCTGACTCTGACCCCACTGACGACAG TGGCAGTGACAGTGTGGATTACGACTCAAGCTCTTCCTATTCATCCCTTGGTGACTTTGTTAGTGAAATGATGAAATGTGACATCAACGGTGATACACCCA ATGTGGATCCACTAACACATGCAGCTCTGGGTGACGCCAGTGAGGTAGCATTTGATGAGCTGCAGGGAAGCCAGGGGGATTTGGACGAGCCTGGTCCGGACAGTGAGAATTCCCAGGACCACCCCCAGCCTCGCTCCAGCTCCAGCACCACGGCCAGCAGCAGTCCCAGCACCATCATTCACGGAGCCAACACT GAATCTGCTGATTCTACAGAGGTGGGTGACAAGACAGCGACAGGATTCTCCAATCCTCTCCGCACTCTGCCCCCTGGTCTTGGCAAATTCAGCCTGGATAAGCGCGAGGCCGAGAGCGGAGGCCCCTCAGAGGGGCCGGGGCGCAAGCGCGACTACGACAACCCATACTTCGAACCTCAGTACGGATTTCCCACTGAGGATGATGAAGACGATGACGAGCAGGGAGAGAGCTATACCCCAAGATTTAACCAAAACCTCAGTGGTAGTAG GGCCCAGCAGCTCCTTCGGCCCAATAGCCTAAAGCTGGCAAGCGATTCAGATGCAGAGTCAGACTCTCGGGCAAGCTCTCCCAACTCCACCATCTCCAACAACAGCAGCGAAGGCTTCGGGGGCATCATGTCCTTTGCCA GTAGCCTGTACCGGAACCATAGCACCAGCTTCAGTCTCTCAAACCTTGCACTGCCCACCAAAGGGGCCAGAGAGAAGACAACACCCTTCCCTAGTCTCAAAG GAGGCCGGCGAGCCTTGGTGGATCAGAAGTCATCCGTCATCAAGCATAGTCCCACCGTGAAAAGAGAGTCTCCGTCACCCCAGGGGCGGGCCAGCAATTCCAG CGAGAACCAGCAGTTCCTGAAGGAGGTTGTGCACAGCGTGCTGGACGGCCAAGGAGTGGGCTGGCTTAGCGTGAAGAAGGTGAGGCGGCTTCTGGAGAGCGAGCAGCTCCGTGGCTTCGTTCTCAGCAAGCTGACCCGCCTGGCGCCGGCCGAGGAAGGCGCCCCCCAGGAGACGATCCCTGATGTG GAGATAAGCCGCAAGGTCTACAAGGGGATGCTAGACCTTCTGAAATGTATGGTGCTGAGCCTGGAGCAGTCCTATGCTAACGCTGGCCTCGGCGGCATGGCCAGCACCTTTGGGCTCCTGGAGATTGCCCAGACCCACTACTACAGCAAAG AGCCAGATAAACGGAAGAGAAGTCCTACAGATAGTGTGAACACACCAGTTGGCAAGGATCCAGGCCTGACTGGGCGGGGAGACCCAAAGACCATGGCCCAGCTGAGGGTTCCCCAGTTGGGACCACGGGCACCAAGTGCCACAGGAAAGGGCCCCAAGGAGCTGGACACCAGAAGTctaaaggaagagaattttgtgGCTTCTATTG GGCCTGAGGGAATTAAACCTGTCTTTGACCTTGGTGAGACAGATGAGAAGAAGTCCCAGATCAGCGCAGACAGTGGAGTGAGCCTGATGTCTGGTTCTCAG AGAAGTGACCTGGAATCCAGCGTTAGTGTAGGCCCAGCAGTTATGATCCGAAGCACAAGCCAGGATTCTGAA GTGAGTAACAGCTCTGGAGAGACCCTGGGAGCAGACAGCGACCTGAGCAGCAATGCAGGTGATGGACCAGGTGGCGATGGCAGCGCCCACCTGGCAGGACTTCGTGCCACTGTGTCTGACAGCGAAATTGAGACCAATTCTGCCTCAGGCGCCATCTTT GGCAAAACCCACAGTCTGAAGCCAAGTGCAAAGGAGAAAGCAGTGGGCAGCCCGGTTCGTCCTTTTGAAGACGTGAGCCAGCGTGTCTACCTCTATGAGGGACTCCTAG GAAGGGACAAAGGATCCATGTGGGACCAGTTAGAGGATGCAGCTATGGAGACCTTCTCTATGA GTAAGGAGCGTTCTACCCTGTGGGACCAGATGCAGTTCTGGGAAGATGCCTTCCTTGATGCCGTGATGttggagagagaaggaatgggCATGGATCAGGGACCCCAGGAAATGATCGACAG GTACCTGTCCCTGGGAGAACATGACCGGAAGCGTCTGGAGGATGATGAAGATCGATTGCTGGCCACACTCTTGAACAACCTCATCTCTTATATGCTTCTGATGAAG GTAAACAAAAATGACATCCGGAAGAAGGTGAGGCGACTGATGGGGAAGTCACATATTGGGCTTGTGTATGGCCAGCAGATAAACGAGGTGCTAGATCAGCTAGCCAGCCTG AATGGGCGGGACGTGTCTCTCCAGCCAAGTGGCAGCCGTCACATCAAGAAACAAACATTTGTGGTGCACGCGGGGACAGACACCAGTGGGGATATCTTCTTCATGGAG GTGTGTGACGACTGTATCGTCTTACGCAGCAGCACGGGCGCGGTGTCCGAGCGCTGGTGGTACGAGAAGCTCATCAACATGACCTACTGCCCCAAGACCAAGGTGCTGTGCCTGTGGAGAAGGAGCGGGCCTGAGACGCAGCTCAACAAGTTCTACACCAAGAAG TGTCGGGAGCTGTACTACTGTGTGAAGGACAGCATGGAGCGTGCTGCGGCCCGACAGCACAGCGCCAAGCCAG GTCCAGAGCTGGGTGGTGAGTTCCCAGTGCAAGACATGAGGACGGGCGAGGGTGGCTTGCTTCAGGTTACGCTGGAGGGGATCAACCTTAAGTTCATGCATAGCCAG GTTTTCATAGAGCTGAATCACATTAAAAAGTGCAATACAGTTCGAGGCGTCTTTGTCCTGGAGGAATTTG TTCCTGAAACTAAAGAAGTGGTGAGCCACAAGTACAAGACGCCAATG GCCCACGAGATCTGCTACTCCGTGTTGTGTCTCTTCTCTTATGTGGCTGCTGCTCGGAGCAAGGAGGCTGAGGGCAGAAGCAAACCCCCCCGGCCAGTCTCTAGCTGA
- the MADD gene encoding MAP kinase-activating death domain protein isoform X19 yields the protein MVQKKICPRLLDYLVIIGARQPSSDSVAQTPELLRRYPLEDYPEFPLPPDVVFFCQPEGCLSVRQRRMSLRDDTSFVFTLTDKDTGVTRYGICVNFYRSFQKRMPKEKADGGAGHRTKEGIKTTSAPEEASAEKSESGPALQPPSADSTPDGNQSPRGKRRAKGGSRSRNSTLTSLCVLSHYPFFTTFRECLYTLKRLVDCCSERLLGKKLAIPRGVQRDTMWRIFTGSLLVEEKSSALLHDLREIEAWIYRLLRSPVPISGQKRVDIEVLPQELQPALTFALPDPSRFSLVDFPLHLPLELLGVDACLQVLSCILLEHKVVLQSRDYNALSMSVMAFVAMIYPLEYMFPVIPLLPTCMASAEQLLLAPTPYIIGVPASFFLYKLDFKMPDDVWLVDLDSNRVIAPTNAEVLPILPEPESLELKKHLKQALASMSLNTQPILNLEKFHEGQEIPLLLGRPSSDLQSTPSTEFNPLIYGNDVDSVDVATRVAMVRFFNSPNVLQGFQMHTRTLRLFPRPVVAFQAGSFLASRPRQTPFAEKLARTQAVEYFGEWILNPTNYAFQRIHNNMFDPASIGDKPKWYAHQLQPIYYRVYDSNSQLAEALSVPPEQDSDSDPTDDSGSDSVDYDSSSSYSSLGDFVSEMMKCDINGDTPNVDPLTHAALGDASEVAFDELQGSQGDLDEPGPDSENSQDHPQPRSSSSTTASSSPSTIIHGANTESADSTEVGDKTATGFSNPLRTLPPGLGKFSLDKREAESGGPSEGPGRKRDYDNPYFEPQYGFPTEDDEDDDEQGESYTPRFNQNLSGSRAQQLLRPNSLKLASDSDAESDSRASSPNSTISNNSSEGFGGIMSFASSLYRNHSTSFSLSNLALPTKGAREKTTPFPSLKVFGLNTLMEIVTEAGPGSGEGGRRALVDQKSSVIKHSPTVKRESPSPQGRASNSSENQQFLKEVVHSVLDGQGVGWLSVKKVRRLLESEQLRGFVLSKLTRLAPAEEGAPQETIPDVEISRKVYKGMLDLLKCMVLSLEQSYANAGLGGMASTFGLLEIAQTHYYSKEPDKRKRSPTDSVNTPVGKDPGLTGRGDPKTMAQLRVPQLGPRAPSATGKGPKELDTRSLKEENFVASIGPEGIKPVFDLGETDEKKSQISADSGVSLMSGSQRSDLESSVSVGPAVMIRSTSQDSEVSNSSGETLGADSDLSSNAGDGPGGDGSAHLAGLRATVSDSEIETNSASGAIFGKTHSLKPSAKEKAVGSPVRPFEDVSQRVYLYEGLLGRDKGSMWDQLEDAAMETFSMSKERSTLWDQMQFWEDAFLDAVMLEREGMGMDQGPQEMIDRYLSLGEHDRKRLEDDEDRLLATLLNNLISYMLLMKVNKNDIRKKVRRLMGKSHIGLVYGQQINEVLDQLASLNGRDVSLQPSGSRHIKKQTFVVHAGTDTSGDIFFMEVCDDCIVLRSSTGAVSERWWYEKLINMTYCPKTKVLCLWRRSGPETQLNKFYTKKCRELYYCVKDSMERAAARQHSAKPGPELGGEFPVQDMRTGEGGLLQVTLEGINLKFMHSQERKVFIELNHIKKCNTVRGVFVLEEFVPETKEVVSHKYKTPMAHEICYSVLCLFSYVAAARSKEAEGRSKPPRPVSS from the exons ATGGTGCAAAAGAAGATTTGCCCTCGGTTACTGGACTACCTAGTGATCATTGGGGCCAG GCAACCAAGCAGCGATAGTGTGGCCCAGACCCCAGAGTTGCTCCGGCGCTACCCCTTGGAGGACTACCCCGAATTCCCCCTGCCTCCAGATGTGGTGTTTTTCTGCCAGCCTGAGGGATGTCTGAGCGTGCGGCAGAGGCGCATGAGCCTGCGAGACGACACCTCCTTTGTCTTTACCCTCACTGACAAGGACACTGGGGTTACTCGCTATGGCATCTGTGTCAACTTCTACCGCTCCTTCCAGAAGCGGATGCCCAAGGAGAAGGCAGATGGGGGTGCAGGGCACCGCACAAAGGAAGGCATTAAGACCACTTCTGCTCCAGAGGAGGCAAGCGCAGAGAAGTCAGAGAGTGGTCCTGCCTTGCAGCCCCCCAGTGCTGACTCAACCCCTGATGGGAACCAATCTCCCCGGGGCAAGCGCCGGGCTAAGGGGGGCAGCCGCTCCCGCAACAGCACCCTGACATCCCTGTGTGTGCTCAGCCATTACCCTTTCTTCACAACCTTCCGTGAGTGTCTGTACACCCTCAAGCGTTTGGTGGACTGCTGCAGCGAGCGACTCCTCGGCAAGAAGCTGGCCATCCCCCGAGGGGTACAGAG GGACACCATGTGGCGCATCTTCACGGGTTCCCTCCTGGTAGAAGAGAAGTCCAGTGCCCTTCTGCACGACCTTCGTGAGATCGAGGCCTGGATCTATCGATTGTTGCGCTCCCCCGTGCCCATATCTGGCCAGAAGCGAGTGGACATTGAAGTTCTACCCCAGGAGCTACAGCCTGCTCTGACCTTTGCCCTCCCTGACCCATCTCGATTCTCTCTGGTGGATTTCCCATTGCATCTGCCCTTGGAACTTCTGGGTGTAGATGCCTGTTTACAGGTGTTGTCTTGCATCTTGCTGGAGCACAAG GTGGTGCTACAGTCCCGAGACTACAACGCGCTCTCCATGTCGGTGATGGCATTTGTGGCAATGATCTACCCCCTAGAGTACATGTTTCCTGTCATTCCATTGCTTCCTACTTGCATGGCATCTGCAGAGCAG CTGCTTTTGGCCCCTACTCCTTATATCATCGGGGTCCCTGCCAGCTTCTTCCTCTACAAACTGGACTTCAAGATGCCAGATGATGTATGGCTGGTGGATCTGGACAGCAACCGG GTGATCGCACCAACCAATGCAGAGGTGTTGCCCATCCTGCCCGAGCCTGAATCCTTAGAACTGAAAAAGCACTTGAAGCAG GCACTGGCCAGCATGAGTCTGAACACCCAGCCTATCCTCAACCTGGAGAAGTTCCATGAGGGTCAGGAGATCCCGCTGCTCTTGGGAAGGCCGTCCAGTGATTTGCAGTCCACACCTTCCACTGAGTTCAATCCCCTCATCTATGGCAACGACGTGGATTCTGTGGATGTGGCTACCAG ggtggctaTGGTGAGATTCTTCAATTCCCCCAATGTGCTTCAAGGTTTCCAGATGCACACACGAACTCTGCGCCTCTTCCCCCGGCCCGTGGTAGCCTTCCAAGCTGGCTCTTTCCTAGCCTCACGCCCCCGACAGACCCCTTTTGCTGAGAAATTGGCCAGGACCCAAGCTGTGGAGTACTTTGGCGAATGGATCCTCAACCCCACCAACTATGCTTTCCAGAGAATCCACAACA ACATGTTTGATCCAGCCTCGATCGGCGACAAGCCGAAGTGGTACGCACACCAGCTCCAGCCGATCTATTACCGAGTCTATGACAGTAACTCCCAGCTGGCCGAGGCACTGAGCGTACCGCCTGAGCAGGACTCTGACTCTGACCCCACTGACGACAG TGGCAGTGACAGTGTGGATTACGACTCAAGCTCTTCCTATTCATCCCTTGGTGACTTTGTTAGTGAAATGATGAAATGTGACATCAACGGTGATACACCCA ATGTGGATCCACTAACACATGCAGCTCTGGGTGACGCCAGTGAGGTAGCATTTGATGAGCTGCAGGGAAGCCAGGGGGATTTGGACGAGCCTGGTCCGGACAGTGAGAATTCCCAGGACCACCCCCAGCCTCGCTCCAGCTCCAGCACCACGGCCAGCAGCAGTCCCAGCACCATCATTCACGGAGCCAACACT GAATCTGCTGATTCTACAGAGGTGGGTGACAAGACAGCGACAGGATTCTCCAATCCTCTCCGCACTCTGCCCCCTGGTCTTGGCAAATTCAGCCTGGATAAGCGCGAGGCCGAGAGCGGAGGCCCCTCAGAGGGGCCGGGGCGCAAGCGCGACTACGACAACCCATACTTCGAACCTCAGTACGGATTTCCCACTGAGGATGATGAAGACGATGACGAGCAGGGAGAGAGCTATACCCCAAGATTTAACCAAAACCTCAGTGGTAGTAG GGCCCAGCAGCTCCTTCGGCCCAATAGCCTAAAGCTGGCAAGCGATTCAGATGCAGAGTCAGACTCTCGGGCAAGCTCTCCCAACTCCACCATCTCCAACAACAGCAGCGAAGGCTTCGGGGGCATCATGTCCTTTGCCA GTAGCCTGTACCGGAACCATAGCACCAGCTTCAGTCTCTCAAACCTTGCACTGCCCACCAAAGGGGCCAGAGAGAAGACAACACCCTTCCCTAGTCTCAAAG TATTTGGGCTAAATACTCTAATGGAGATTGTTACTGAAGCCGGCCCCGGGAGCGGTGAAG GAGGCCGGCGAGCCTTGGTGGATCAGAAGTCATCCGTCATCAAGCATAGTCCCACCGTGAAAAGAGAGTCTCCGTCACCCCAGGGGCGGGCCAGCAATTCCAG CGAGAACCAGCAGTTCCTGAAGGAGGTTGTGCACAGCGTGCTGGACGGCCAAGGAGTGGGCTGGCTTAGCGTGAAGAAGGTGAGGCGGCTTCTGGAGAGCGAGCAGCTCCGTGGCTTCGTTCTCAGCAAGCTGACCCGCCTGGCGCCGGCCGAGGAAGGCGCCCCCCAGGAGACGATCCCTGATGTG GAGATAAGCCGCAAGGTCTACAAGGGGATGCTAGACCTTCTGAAATGTATGGTGCTGAGCCTGGAGCAGTCCTATGCTAACGCTGGCCTCGGCGGCATGGCCAGCACCTTTGGGCTCCTGGAGATTGCCCAGACCCACTACTACAGCAAAG AGCCAGATAAACGGAAGAGAAGTCCTACAGATAGTGTGAACACACCAGTTGGCAAGGATCCAGGCCTGACTGGGCGGGGAGACCCAAAGACCATGGCCCAGCTGAGGGTTCCCCAGTTGGGACCACGGGCACCAAGTGCCACAGGAAAGGGCCCCAAGGAGCTGGACACCAGAAGTctaaaggaagagaattttgtgGCTTCTATTG GGCCTGAGGGAATTAAACCTGTCTTTGACCTTGGTGAGACAGATGAGAAGAAGTCCCAGATCAGCGCAGACAGTGGAGTGAGCCTGATGTCTGGTTCTCAG AGAAGTGACCTGGAATCCAGCGTTAGTGTAGGCCCAGCAGTTATGATCCGAAGCACAAGCCAGGATTCTGAA GTGAGTAACAGCTCTGGAGAGACCCTGGGAGCAGACAGCGACCTGAGCAGCAATGCAGGTGATGGACCAGGTGGCGATGGCAGCGCCCACCTGGCAGGACTTCGTGCCACTGTGTCTGACAGCGAAATTGAGACCAATTCTGCCTCAGGCGCCATCTTT GGCAAAACCCACAGTCTGAAGCCAAGTGCAAAGGAGAAAGCAGTGGGCAGCCCGGTTCGTCCTTTTGAAGACGTGAGCCAGCGTGTCTACCTCTATGAGGGACTCCTAG GAAGGGACAAAGGATCCATGTGGGACCAGTTAGAGGATGCAGCTATGGAGACCTTCTCTATGA GTAAGGAGCGTTCTACCCTGTGGGACCAGATGCAGTTCTGGGAAGATGCCTTCCTTGATGCCGTGATGttggagagagaaggaatgggCATGGATCAGGGACCCCAGGAAATGATCGACAG GTACCTGTCCCTGGGAGAACATGACCGGAAGCGTCTGGAGGATGATGAAGATCGATTGCTGGCCACACTCTTGAACAACCTCATCTCTTATATGCTTCTGATGAAG GTAAACAAAAATGACATCCGGAAGAAGGTGAGGCGACTGATGGGGAAGTCACATATTGGGCTTGTGTATGGCCAGCAGATAAACGAGGTGCTAGATCAGCTAGCCAGCCTG AATGGGCGGGACGTGTCTCTCCAGCCAAGTGGCAGCCGTCACATCAAGAAACAAACATTTGTGGTGCACGCGGGGACAGACACCAGTGGGGATATCTTCTTCATGGAG GTGTGTGACGACTGTATCGTCTTACGCAGCAGCACGGGCGCGGTGTCCGAGCGCTGGTGGTACGAGAAGCTCATCAACATGACCTACTGCCCCAAGACCAAGGTGCTGTGCCTGTGGAGAAGGAGCGGGCCTGAGACGCAGCTCAACAAGTTCTACACCAAGAAG TGTCGGGAGCTGTACTACTGTGTGAAGGACAGCATGGAGCGTGCTGCGGCCCGACAGCACAGCGCCAAGCCAG GTCCAGAGCTGGGTGGTGAGTTCCCAGTGCAAGACATGAGGACGGGCGAGGGTGGCTTGCTTCAGGTTACGCTGGAGGGGATCAACCTTAAGTTCATGCATAGCCAG GAGCGGAAG GTTTTCATAGAGCTGAATCACATTAAAAAGTGCAATACAGTTCGAGGCGTCTTTGTCCTGGAGGAATTTG TTCCTGAAACTAAAGAAGTGGTGAGCCACAAGTACAAGACGCCAATG GCCCACGAGATCTGCTACTCCGTGTTGTGTCTCTTCTCTTATGTGGCTGCTGCTCGGAGCAAGGAGGCTGAGGGCAGAAGCAAACCCCCCCGGCCAGTCTCTAGCTGA